The segment cgtgttaGACTATaggtgggctatggcatcgatatatgaatatgtgtaagaccatagctgggctatggcatcattatgtgaagttgtgtaagaccatagttgaactatgacatcgagaaaacgaagtgctcaattccgtaagacgttcactaatttgacaaagtttggtaagtgttacatggaattatgtgatacaaggaagtacgagttgataagatacgagtatagaacttggttgataaatgaatttatttgtgattatataattgttcatcttgaatgtactgtccatatgtattgataattcaaatgttttaatgaataaaattgcgatatggaataaattaaacacgagacaaataattatgaaattgaactcgaaattcatgaaaatgacggttattgatgtAATGGCCCATTTTTGTCCGAGCTTACATCAAGACCCAAAACcagaataaaacaaaattaataaaaatccaaaattaaaagTCCAATACAAATATTTGggccaaaataaaataaacctaTTTTTTTAACCAAATACCCCAAAACTCTGACTCAAATTCTAAATCTCCAAAATCCAAATAAAATTAGCTTAAATAAGCCCAAAACCCGAAGCCCATCATACCCAAAATTGTTTTAGCTTCTTGTGAATTCCAGAAGAGTCTGGAACAAGCTAGAGAGGCACCAGAAAGTTGGTCTCACATGAGAGACCCTTGCGCCCAGCCTCCACATCACCCGGGGTCTTCTTCTCCGTACGCCCAGCTCTGCAAAAAGAACACACGAGAAGGAAAAATTAACAGAATACAACAGATGACAACCAgtaaatatatttgtatttatttatttatttatttattttttattttcctctGTAAAAtccggctataaaaagccaagttGTACCTGCAAATTTACGCATACAGAATATACACACACACGCTATGCTATACGCATACTAAATACAGAAAAAGCATTCCAAAAAGATTTTTGCAGAGgtgattttcattttttatttgctTTAGTTCTTTCGATtgaatcattttattttcgttttttttttgctttcttCAACCTTTCGTTACtgtatttgaaaataaaaagaaaatgaaaggagATCTACCTTGCAAATTCGCCACGGGTTCTTCTTTGCTTCGCTAAATCGAAGTTTGAGGAGTGATCTTGAGGCTGCAAACTGGCTTTGGAGTTCTAAGAGCTTCATTTTCGGCAGTGATAGGCTAAATGAAACCCTAAAATCAGGGGCTGATAGCTTGATTATTTCAAAAGGGGACAAAGGAATGATGTTTTAGGTTAAAAAACGATTGAAATGAAAAGAGTTTAGCAGCAGATCTAAACGACGCCGCATAGGGGGGAGCCAAGGTCCGTGTGTTAGCCCGCCTGGTGCTTCGAATTGATGCTTTTGCGCCGATAATGGTTTATTTGCGCGGTAGGTCCCTCTTCCTTGTACTGCTGCGCAATCTGCTCCCCTTTGCGCTTAAATTGCTTTATTTTCTGTTTTTAAATTGTTCCTCAGATTTGTACGACTTGGCATTCTGGTCCCGATTTCCATGCAATGTTTTAAGATTGGGAATAATTTCTAGTATGGTCCCTGTGAAATCAAAGGTGTTATATATGAGTCCTTATTTCATTTGATTTGCAAGATTTGTGTTATCATTTTAAATTAGATTATTTATTTGCCTGTACATGTTGAACTAATTTTTGAtatgtttatttttttcttttggtcATTTATATTATTTGTAATGTGTATATCAATTGCGTTATTTgtatttttgttatttatttgttGTAATTTAGAGATGGTTGtacattattttatgtaatattttatgtgctattatatatgtatatatttcataaaaattagttTATTAACGTTAAATTATTATGCATATATTTAACTATCTTTTGTCTATatgatatatatgtatttgttttttaaaataaaatcatgtGTTATAtgcattaattaaattttatccatacatatacaaaaattattggtatatatataatttaaatacgattataacattattattttatatatataatttcttttagaTTTACTCGTATATCTTTCTTATTTAAAAATATCacgtattttatattatttaaattattattaataaacatatattttgtatttatatttaatttgcaTTTATTATTAAAGCTTTGATATCTTTATAGATTTTAATAAACTTGTGATTAATTgttttttattatgtatataatctataatgaaattaaattaaccTTATAATTCATTTTCTAATCAAAGGATATTTTGACATATAATTCTTTCTAACATTTGTTCATATGTATATgtcatattttaaattatttttaccatggaatatgttattatttttacataactttatgtaaatatttttctatgtatATCCTTTAAAAGTATTTATgtgtataatattttttaaagaacccttttaaatcatataatttattGTATTTCATATCTTCCTTATGTTTTTTCATATGTATATGTTGTTACTTATATACCTTATATATTTACTTCATTTTTtacattattaattttatttttcttttcaataattaTGCCCAATGTTCATAAATTgactttgtatattattttatatcataTATTGTTATtccttcatatttaatattttatttaaattatcttGTGAATTgtcatttttttaataaatttgtgttttaaatattttatgcaTGATTTGATTTGAACTTTGAAATTTATAATAACTATTTCAATGAATATATATCCCAAGTTTTATGCAAATGTGTCaacttatatatgttatataattcTTCATTTTGTTCCATACATATTTTTGTATATCATTTTATTTTGTGTTATGATtatgtataatatttttatattaattattcatTATCCATGCTTAAAGTTTTTTCGTTACATCATACCTAGAATGATTGTTAGATAAGGTTTATTGTATTTTGAGTAATTGTTTCATATGTTTTTACAATGCATTAAATATTTCttcaattttaaaatgaataaacaTGTTTTTTAAGCAAATTTctaaatttcaattatttaaagTTTTTGAAATAAGGCAATATCTAATATTTAGGGAGTTCAGAAAAATTGTACTCAATTGTACTGGGTATGACTTTTTCCGATGAACCAAATATTTAGATAACTTTTTATACTTTTAATGTATgagtttttttcaaaaattgattataTCTTAAAGGTATAAGGGATCGTATCCAACCGTACTGGGTATGAAACCGCATATCTTGAACAAGAGATTTTTGATAGCTAATTTGAGCTATTCAAACATTTTTATGTACCTcggaaaatattttcttttaaaactttttacggacaacatcaaatcaatttggtaccagtttttgggcgtaatgagggtgctaacccttcctcatgcataaccgactcccgaactcgtttttttacctaaaccaaaattatgttttcattaaataaaacattttaataggtggtccaatcacacctaaatcaaaagattggtggcgactccacattcgtttttttaaagtcgattcccattgttttgaaaataaaaagggtttcgacagcttggcgactccactggagaTTGAACAAAGAGAGTCAGGCCATAAAATTGATTGTTTGCTGtccttttaattgaaaatttgttttgaaaaatacataatttcatttGCTTGTGTGATGGTTGTGTTGCGAGTCTTGTCTAATAAATATGGCAttacattgcatgaccgttgtggttatACCtattaagtgggagtaagaaactatgctttcgtgaggttttcaccttcgtatgGGCTAGTGGGttacttccgggatacatccgtacctatgattccgtgagattttcatctccgcatggtcatggagaaatgtattcccttgaacCGAACTTGATCTATATGagtctataatgggtgaggattgaggaatctgctagttcgggtacctttactctagaaccgagcttcatatagtgaaccttaagaACTTTCCTTAGGTAGAGCCACGTTGAACCTTAGTTATTACCCATTTGTGTGTTATGATTATTTTTGATGTTATACTTGTATTTTATTGCGCATATTTGATACTAACCTGTACTTTGTTTTGGTTGTgttttgcatgacattgcatactaaaggaggtgtTGGTTCGTATTCGATtgctaagttagaaagtttaacatggagaatgaatttcttagtaaagttGAGGATAATACGGCCGTCCGTGCATGGTCAGGGAAGTTTCAAACCGAGAAAGGGGATAGCCTGACAGAAGGATATACATCAGAGTTGCAGAATTTTACCCGCATCATTGTGACACAGAACAAGCTGCAGGAGTTGAAGGATATATGGACTAGTTGGGATGAGTGCATTAAACAGTTGTTCTACCAAAGTTATGGTGATATACCGTACTTGCTTGATGTTAAGGTGGATAAGCGTTTGTTCCGAGGTATGGCTCAATTTTGGAATGCCGCTTATAATTGTTTCACATTTGGAGAAGTAGATTTGGTTCCTACCTTAGAAGAATACACTACTTTGTTGAGGAGTTCAAAGGCTCAAGCCAGGAAAATTTATGCTAAGCTTACTAATAGTCAAACTTTTGCGAAGAGGTTGGTGAATATTTCGGGGATGAGTGAATCTTGGGTCACTGCTCGAATTCAACAGAATGGGGATAGCAAGTGTATTCTTTGGGAAAATTTGAGAGATTTGATTTTGACGCACCCAGATGTGAAGAAAAGGGTTGAAATTTTTGACTTAAGCATCTATGGGTTGGTGATTTTTCTTAGGGCTTTAAGACATATTGATGAGGCAGTAACTGATTTGTTTGATCGTCTCGGGAAAGGAGTCACACCTGTACCTGCAATACTGGCCGAGACGTTTAGATCTTTGAATATGTGCCGGAAGGCCGAGGAAGGTCGATTTATTGGCTGCGCACAGTTGTTAATGGTATGGTTTCATGGGCATTTTTGGAAAGTAGATAAGGTATCGTACCGAGTTTTCTCCGAAGGCTACTCCCCGTTAAAAGAAGAGATAGTGATGTAAAGGAGAGATGATATTTCAGAAGAAAAATGGATGGAAATTCTCCAAAATCTTAAGGAATATGATGTAGAGTGGAGGGCTTTCTGGATGGTTCCCGACGAAATCTTGTATCGATGTAGAGATTATAATTGGGTGTCATTATTAGAAATTTGGGGAGCTACTGGATATACTCCTTTACTTGCACTAAGGTAGTATAAGTCGTGGCAGTTCATACACACATGGGTTGGCTCAGTGTGAATTTTCATATAAAGAAAACCACTATAGGAAGAAGGTTCGAGAATTGTCTGATGCTTGGAGGCAGATGCACAGGATGAAAAGGTTGACTGTTGGCTCTATGGTAACACCCGAATATAATGGATGGTTTAGAAAAAGGGTCAATGACAATATTCCTAGACCGAGTTTGGAAAGCGCTCGACTAATGGAGAAACAGTTACAAATTGCCCCGTCggagttggaaattataaagcaGGATTTTGAGAAAAAGAGTTCTGAGTTCGGGAAGAAGATTGAGCAGTTGGAAGAAGAGAAGATGCACTTGAAGTTAGAAGTAGAGATTCAAAAGTCAGAGACAGAAAAGCTACAGAAAAGGAAGGGTAAAGTTGAGGAAGATTTGGAAAGTTTGAAAACAGATTATAAGAAGCTGCGTTTATCAATGAGAACTGCTGGGTTAGGAAAGACTTTGGAACAATGGCGCCAAGAGGTTCGAGAAGAACGGGCTAAGGCAGATCAATGGGAAAAGAGGTTCTAAGAGGCTCAAGCTCGGAACGAAGCTTTGGAAAGAGGGCTGTCAGAGAGTAAGAATGAGAAGGATGAATTAAGAGCCAGAGTGGCAGAACTTGAGAGATCTCTGTGTTTATACCGAAATCGTAATTCTGTGACAGAGTTGAAGGCAAGCTTAAGTAAGATCGAGGAgatgaaaggaaaaataaaagaactaaaaataGCATTGTAATATTGTGAAATGAGGATTGAGTTCTTGGAGGCAAACGAGGAGCAATGGAAGAATTAGCTTCATTATTCTCAAGACCAGGTGAGCAACAGGGACTACATCATGGGAGAAGTTGTAACGCAAATTCGAGAAGTAGCTAACTACTTGCAGTCCTTGGAGGTACAAGTAGACGTGTTAAGTGTGAAGTACGAGCTGGAGTCAGACAAGGGACAGGAACTAGCTTCATTACTTAGGAAAATTAATGTCCTCAGTGCTAGGGCGAAGTCGTATTTGTAACTCAGTTTTATGTAAAGGGTTTTATTTTCTAGTGAAATTTTCTAAAAGGAATTGAATTAgaattgatgcctcctttgcattcatgcatttgcattacattacatcatatgcattaaagatTATAATaagattctaattaattaaaaattatttcagtaatctTGAAACCAACCAAAATACACCAAATACGTATCCCTATGGCACGAGGAAAAATACTAAGTCAATGGACAAAAGATTGGAAAAGTTAGAGCAAAtacaaaaggatatgcaagagcAAATGCAATTACAGATGTAAGAACGGCTTGATAAGATGTAGTAAGAGATGAAAGAACAGATGATGGAGACACAAAGAGAGATGATGAGTCAGTTGTCCCAATTGCTGATGGGAAAAATGGATAAGGGAAAATGTCCAATAGATAATATGGGAGAAAGTAATGAAGATCCTCAATATCCTCCTGGCTTCACTCTTGTTTATGTGCAGACACAACCAGAAATTAATTTGCAGAAGCCATCTGTTACAATCAGGCCTTAGCAGTTTCAAGCCGGGGTTTCGGTTCCAATGAATTTTCAAGCTGGTTCAGGTTATAATCCTGGTACTAATTCACATAATCCAATAGTCCCTAATTTGGATGAAGTTGCAAAAGAGGAAAGAGCAAAGGCAGAATCGCAAAGGCAGTTAGAAGAACGGTGCAAATGGTTGGAGGAAAAGGTCAGAGCAATGGAGGGTGGTGATATACATTCTGGGATTGATGCAAAGgatctgagtttggtcccagacttaGTACTACCATACAAGTTTAGGATGCCATAATTTGAGAAATATAATGGAACGAGCTGTCCTGAAGCTCATATCACCATGTTTTGTAGAAGAATGACATGATATGTTCATAATGATCAATTGCTGattcattgcttccaagataGCTTGGTGGGAGTAGCTGCTAAATGGTACAATCAACTGAATCGAAACAAAATTAGTTCATAGAGAGACTTAGCATAGGCATTCATGAAGCAATACAGTCATGTGACAGATATAATTCCTGATAGAATTACTCTgcagaatatggagaagaagcCAAATGAAAGCTTTAAGCAGTATGCACAGAGGCGGAGGGAAATGGCTATTCAGGTTTAACCACCGCTATTGGAAAAAGAAACCACGATGCTCTTCATTAATACTTTAAAGGCTCCGTTTATAACTCATATGCTAGGAAGTGCTACGAAAAGCTTTGCGGATGTGGTCATGACAGGAGAAATGATTGAAAATACCATAAAAATGGAAGGATAGACGCGGGAGAAAGTGCTAAAAGGTCTGTGCCACGGAAGAAAGAGAATGAGGTGAACAATGCGAATATGGGATATTCGAAGTCTATCACTGTGAGTCAGCCAAAAGCAGCAACTGCTGGTCAGGGTTCATCACGGTAAGAGTCAGGGACCAAGCAGAATAATGAGAAGATTCAATTTACACCAATTCCTATGACATACAAAGAATTATATCAAAGTTTGTTTGATGCACATGTGGTGACACCTTTTTACTTGAAGCCAATACAACCTCCGTTCCCTAAATGGTATGATGCTAATGCCCAATGTGAGTATCACGCAGGAATTGTGGGTCATTCGATAGAAAATTGCACCACTTTTAAGAAGCTGGTTGAGAGGTTTATCCAGATGGGTATTGTGAAATTTGATAATGCGCCCAGTGCTGAAAATCCAATGCCTAATCATACTAATGGCGGGGTAAATGCGATAGAGGGAGGATTTGGAAAAGGATCAAGAGGGATGTTTCGGAAGTAAAAATTCCTTTGAGGCGAGTTTGGAAGGAGATGGCAAGAAGAGGATTGGTTATTCAAAAACAGAAGGAGATGATAATGGGATAGagaattattgtgagttccatCATGAAGAAGGACATAGAATTCAGGAATGTGAAGAATTCAGAGCTGTAATTCAGAGCTTAATGGACAGCAAGGAAATAGAGTTTTATGAGGAGATCAATGAGGaggaatatatatgtgtgtcagAGTCCACATCAAGTCCAAAAGTTAATTATCCTGTGGTTATTATTTCGTGTCCTAAGAATGAAGTAGGAGTTCAGATGGCGCCGAAGATTATAATTCAGAAGCCCGCAGTTTTTTCTTATAAGGATAATAAGCAAGTCCCCTGGAACTATGAATGTAATGTGACTATCCCGGGAAGGGAGAATTTAGCTAGCCCGTTAAAATAGGATCAAAATGTAGGGTCTCACACACGCAGTGGAAGGCGATATGATACCCGAACAGAATTGGTGAAAGAAAGAGAGATGCTGGTTgagcaaaagaaaggaaaagcaGTCGAACTTGATGTACCTGTTAATGAACCAGTGAAAGAAGAAGAAGctaaagaattcttgaaatttctgAAACATAGCGAGTACAGTGTAGTGGAACAGTTGCGTAAACAGCTGGCCCACATATCTATATTGGCTCTACTCCTGAGTTCAAAAGTGTATCAGagtgcattgatgaaggtgctaaATGAGACATATGTAACCAACGATATTTCTGTCAGCAAGCTGGATCGGTTGGTTAACAACATAAGTGCAGACAACTTTATCTTTTTCAATGATGACGAGATTCCGCCAGGAGGGATGGGATCTACTAAAGTTTTGCATATAACTACAGGGTGTAAAGGGTATACGCTACCAGGGGTATTGGTAGATAATGGTTCCGCATTGAATGTATTACCTTTGTCCACACTGAACAAGTTACCTGTGGATAGTTCTCATATGAAAGGATGTCAGAACATAGTACAAGCATTTGATGGCATAGAGAGGAGAGTCATGGGGAGAATTAAGGTACACTTGTTGATTGGACCAACCACGTATGAGGTAGATTTTCTAGTAAAGGATATTAAGCCCTCTTACAATTGCCTGTTGGGAAGGCTTTGGATACATTCTGCAAGGGCAGAACCTTCATCGTTACATCAAAAGCTGAAGCTGGTATCAGAAGGGCAGTTAGTAACGATAAATGCTGAAGAAGATATTATTGCGGCCGTAAGCAGTGATGCGCCATATGTAGAAACAGATGAGGAAGCCATTGAGTGTTCTTTCCGGTCTTTGGAGTTTTGAATGCAACATTCATTACTGAGGGAAGTAGAATTCTGGAGCCAAAAATGTCCAAAACTACGATGATGGGTTTGCAGTTGACGGTAGGCCGAGAAGCTATGCCAGGAAAGGGACTTGGAAGATGTCTTCAAGGAAGAATTGCAGTGCCAATATTGAAAGATAAACAGGATCGCTTTGGATTGGGGTTCAAGCCAGATGCAAAGCAAAGGAAAAAGGAGCTAGAAAGAAGACAAGAAAGAAGAAGGGCTCGAATGAGTGGtgaggaaatcaagtgggagcccATGAGAATTCCTCATATCTCCAAGTCGTTTGTATCAGGAGGTATTATTTATCCCAAACGGAGGATGTTGGAGAAAGAAAGCATGGAAGAAACATTGAGAGATATGTACATTAATGTCATATTTGAAGAGACAATTGAAGAGGGGATTTTGTCAAATATTCGTCCATATGAGCCTGGGAGTGttctaaacaattggactgcagaagatcTTCCTGTAATTTTTAGAGCTTACTTAGAGTAATGTTCGAAACAAACTTATTGTTTTAAGCCTAGAGACAATAAAGATttctttgtgaaataggctcatgttcaaacatcattatttcaatgaagtacattttttactattattttgagTAAACGTTATTCTTTCCACAAGCAATTGTGTTATTCTTTCTATCTAAATAATTATCTtaattctttcttcaattcataaACATATCATACAAAGCAATAATTACcaaattcattcattcattgtatatttttgtacctttaataggtccccagatatcaatgtcATGAGCGACGCTGTTACTGACCCGGAATCACTATTTGAGCGAGACATGTAtttagagggatctcaggactttgaagatgacagagattgtgaTTTATCTccagatttgttaaggatggtagaacaagaggaaaaACAAATTTTGCCTCACAAAGAAACTGTAGACATGGTGACTTTGGAAGAGGGgaaagttgtaaaaattggaaCATGCATAATTGAAAAAACAAAGCGAGACCTTGTTGAGTTAATTcaggaattcaaagatgtttttgcatggtcataccaggatatgCCTGGTTTAAGTCCTGATATTGCAGTACATTGCCTTCCAATAAGAGAAGATTGCAAGCCAGTACAGCAGAAGCTTCGAcgaatgaggccagatattgtCTTAAAGATCAAGGAAGAGGTTAAAAAGTAGTTTGATATGGGATTCCTTCAGGTGAtcaagtactcagaatgggtagctaaTGTGGTGTCAGTTCCCAAGAAAGACGGCAATGTGCGAATTTGTGTGGATTATAGAGATCTAAATAAAGTAAGCCCAAAGGAAAACTTCTCTTTGCCTCACATTGATACACTAGTGGATAATACAGCTGGTTACTCGTTgttttcctttatggatggtttctcgaggtataatcagatcaagatgtaTCCTGAAGATATGGGAAAGACTACTtttataaccttgtggggcacgttttgttacaaggtaatgccatttggattgaaaaatgctggagcaacgtatcaaagagccatggtgactttatttcatgatatgatgcacaaagaaatcgaAGTGTATGTTGACGATATGATAGCCAAATCTCGGACTGAAAATGAGCATGTCCAGGTGTTAAGAAAGTTGGTCATGAGATTGAGGAAATTTCAGTTAAAACTTAACCCAACAAAATGTACTTTTGGGGCTAGATCCGGAAAGCTGTTGGGCTTTGTGGTCAGTGAGAAGGGAATTGAAATTGATTCCGATAAGGTCCGGGCTATACAGGAGCTGTCTCTACCTCGTACCCAAAAAGAAGTTCGGGGTTTCcttggaagattaaattacattgtgCGGTTTATTTCTCAATTAATAGAGAAGTGTGACCCTATATTCCGTCTTCTTAAAAAGCATAACCCTGGGGAATGGGATGATGAATGTCAAAAGGCTTTTGATAAAGTTAAAGAATATTTGTCAAGTCCTCCAGTGTTGTCACCCCCAAGTTCAGACAGGCCGTTAATATTGTATTTGACCGTGTTTGGTAATtcaatgggatgtgtgcttggtcaacatgatgAATCGAGAAGAAAGGAAAatgcgatatattacctcagtaagaaattcactgagtgtgagTTGAGATATTCGCCGATTGAAAAATTGTGTTGCGCTTTGGTTTGGACAGCACGAAGattgaggcaatatatgttgtatcatacaacCTGGCTAATCTCAAAATTGGATCCTTTAAAATATATAATGGAATCAAATGCTTTGAATGGAAAGATAGCTAGGTGGCAAGTTTTACTTTCTGAATATGACATAATTTACATGAGTCAAAAAGCTGTAaaggggagtgcaatagcagattttctggccagccgagctttagaagattatgagcccttGAATTTCGACTTCCCCAATGAAGAAATAGTGAATATAGCAGTTGCTGAAGAAAACAATACAAAAGGTCACTATTGGAAATTGAATTTTGACGGAGCCTCAAATGCTATGGGCAATGGAGTTAGAGCAGTTCTGGTTTCCCCagatggagatcattatccattcacatgtaaattggattttgattgtacaaataatatggcagaatatgaagcatgtatcatggggTTCAGAGCAGCTATAGAACACAGGATCAAATCGTTAGAAGTGTATGGAGATTCTGCATTAGTAATTTATCAACTTCGAGGTGAATAGGAAACAAGAGATTCTAAGCTAATCAATTATAGAAGGCTGGTGTTGGGGTTAGTtgaggagtttgatgatattacttTCAATTATCTCCCGTGTGATGAAAATcaaatggcagatgctttagctaCTTTAGCTTCCATAACTAAAATAAGCAGGCAAGAGGATGTGAAGCCTattcagatgagtatttatgaggccccgtcttattgttataatatagaggaagaagaaagagatgatcatcattggtatcaagatatattgagGTACGTGAGAAATTGTGAGTATCCAGATCAAGCCAcagagaatgacaaaagaacgttgAGAAGACTCGCATGCGATTATGTTTTAGATGGAGAAATCT is part of the Gossypium arboreum isolate Shixiya-1 chromosome 5, ASM2569848v2, whole genome shotgun sequence genome and harbors:
- the LOC108450296 gene encoding uncharacterized protein LOC108450296, with product MENEFLSKVEDNTAVRAWSGKFQTEKGDSLTEGYTSELQNFTRIIVTQNKLQELKDIWTSWDECIKQLFYQSYGDIPYLLDVKVDKRLFRGMAQFWNAAYNCFTFGEVDLVPTLEEYTTLLRSSKAQARKIYAKLTNSQTFAKRLVNISGMSESWVTARIQQNGDSKCILWENLRDLILTHPDVKKRVEIFDLSIYGLVIFLRALRHIDEAVTDLFDRLGKGVTPVPAILAETFRSLNMCRKAEEGRFIGCAQLLMVWFHGHFWKVDKVSYRVFSEGYSPLKEEIVM